The following proteins are encoded in a genomic region of Pelodictyon phaeoclathratiforme BU-1:
- a CDS encoding TlpA family protein disulfide reductase translates to MKKMVFSLKRRVFALLFLGTLAATLFAPTPAAALPLAPEFTAVSLDGKTVASTKLAGKAYIVNFFASWCPPCRAEIPDMVLLQKKYESKGFTFIGVAVNENEPSMRAFITKNGISYPVVMVEERLIKAFSRYIEGGIRAIPTSFVVNSSGRITQVITGGRSKEVFEKIIIDALKKPVTHK, encoded by the coding sequence ATGAAAAAAATGGTGTTTTCATTGAAAAGGCGGGTGTTTGCACTCTTGTTCCTCGGCACTCTTGCCGCGACACTGTTTGCTCCCACTCCTGCTGCAGCCTTGCCATTGGCGCCAGAGTTTACTGCAGTTTCTCTTGATGGCAAAACGGTAGCATCGACTAAACTTGCAGGAAAGGCTTATATCGTTAATTTTTTTGCATCATGGTGTCCTCCCTGCAGGGCAGAGATTCCTGATATGGTTCTCCTTCAGAAGAAGTATGAATCAAAGGGGTTTACGTTTATCGGTGTGGCGGTCAATGAAAATGAACCCTCCATGCGTGCTTTTATAACAAAGAACGGCATCAGCTATCCTGTGGTCATGGTCGAAGAGCGACTGATCAAGGCTTTCAGCCGATATATCGAAGGAGGGATTCGTGCAATTCCGACCTCATTTGTTGTCAACTCGTCAGGTCGCATCACCCAGGTCATTACCGGTGGACGAAGCAAAGAGGTGTTTGAAAAAATAATAATTGACGCCCTCAAAAAACCGGTAACCCACAAATAA